From a region of the Halococcus hamelinensis 100A6 genome:
- a CDS encoding ATP synthase subunit A produces MSQATETRTTDDGTIASVSGPVVVATGLGARMNDVVYVGDEGLMGEVIEIEGDRTTIQVYEETSGISPGQPVENTGEPLSVDLGPGMLYSIYDGVQRPLDVLEDRMGAFLDRGVDAPGIDLDEEWEFTPTVEVGDELEAGDVVGTVPETESIEHRVMVPPDYEGGEVTNVEEGSFSVTDSIVELDSGEEVTMHQEWPVRETRPTVDKQTPTTPLVTGQRVQDGLFPLAKGGTAAIPGPFGSGKTVTQQSLAKFADADIVIYIGCGERGNEMTEVIDDFPDLEDPNTGKPLMSRTCLIANTSNMPVAARESCVYTGITIAEYYRDMGYDVALMADSTSRWAEAMREISSRLEEMPGEEGYPAYLAARLSAFYERAGYFENINGTEGSISAVGAVSPPGGDFSEPVTQNTLRIVKTFWALDSDLAERRHFPAIDWNESYSLYRDQLDPWFEENVAADWPETRQWVINTLDEEAELQEIVQLVGEDALPDDQQLTLDVARYLREAFLQQNALNPTDAYSSPEKTYRMMEAIQTYSEEAFDALEAGVPVEEITSIDAAPRLNRIGTTEEYGEFIENIESDIQDQLREKY; encoded by the coding sequence ATGAGTCAAGCAACAGAGACACGAACGACGGACGACGGCACCATCGCCAGCGTGAGCGGTCCCGTGGTGGTCGCCACGGGCCTCGGCGCGCGGATGAACGACGTGGTCTACGTCGGCGACGAGGGGCTGATGGGCGAAGTGATCGAGATCGAGGGCGATCGGACCACCATCCAGGTCTACGAGGAGACCTCGGGGATCTCGCCGGGCCAACCCGTCGAGAACACCGGTGAACCGCTGTCGGTCGACCTCGGTCCCGGCATGCTCTATTCGATCTACGACGGCGTCCAGCGCCCGCTCGACGTGCTCGAAGACCGGATGGGCGCGTTCCTCGACCGTGGCGTCGACGCGCCGGGGATCGACCTCGACGAGGAGTGGGAGTTCACGCCCACGGTCGAGGTTGGCGACGAGCTCGAAGCCGGCGACGTCGTGGGAACGGTCCCCGAAACCGAGAGCATCGAACACCGCGTGATGGTGCCGCCCGACTACGAGGGCGGCGAGGTCACGAACGTCGAGGAGGGGTCGTTCTCGGTCACCGACTCGATCGTCGAACTCGACTCGGGCGAGGAGGTCACGATGCACCAGGAGTGGCCGGTGCGCGAGACCCGCCCGACGGTCGACAAACAGACGCCGACGACGCCGCTCGTCACTGGCCAGCGGGTCCAGGACGGCCTCTTCCCGCTCGCGAAGGGCGGGACGGCGGCGATCCCGGGGCCGTTCGGCAGCGGGAAGACCGTCACCCAGCAGAGCCTCGCGAAGTTCGCCGACGCCGACATCGTGATCTACATCGGCTGTGGCGAGCGGGGCAACGAGATGACGGAGGTCATCGACGACTTCCCGGACCTCGAGGACCCGAACACGGGGAAACCGCTGATGAGCCGGACGTGTCTCATCGCGAACACCTCGAACATGCCGGTGGCGGCACGCGAGTCGTGTGTCTACACCGGGATCACGATCGCCGAGTACTACCGCGACATGGGCTACGACGTCGCGCTGATGGCCGACTCCACCTCGCGGTGGGCCGAGGCGATGCGCGAGATCAGTTCGCGGCTCGAAGAGATGCCAGGCGAGGAGGGCTATCCCGCCTACCTGGCGGCACGGCTCTCGGCGTTCTACGAGCGTGCGGGCTACTTCGAGAACATCAACGGCACCGAGGGCTCGATCTCGGCGGTCGGGGCGGTCAGCCCGCCGGGCGGCGACTTCTCCGAACCCGTCACCCAGAACACGCTGCGTATCGTGAAGACGTTCTGGGCGCTCGACTCCGACCTCGCCGAGCGCCGGCACTTCCCGGCGATCGACTGGAACGAGTCGTACTCGCTCTATCGAGATCAGCTAGATCCGTGGTTCGAGGAGAACGTCGCGGCCGACTGGCCGGAGACTCGTCAGTGGGTGATCAACACCCTCGACGAGGAGGCCGAACTCCAGGAGATCGTGCAACTGGTCGGCGAGGACGCGCTGCCGGACGACCAGCAGCTCACGCTCGACGTGGCGCGCTACCTCCGGGAGGCGTTCCTCCAGCAGAACGCGCTCAACCCGACCGACGCCTACTCCTCGCCGGAGAAGACCTACCGGATGATGGAGGCGATCCAGACCTACAGCGAGGAGGCCTTCGACGCGCTCGAAGCGGGCGTTCCGGTCGAGGAGATCACGAGTATCGACGCCGCACCCCGGCTCAACCGGATCGGGACCACCGAGGAGTACGGCGAGTTCATCGAGAATATCGAGTCCGACATCCAGGACCAGCTCCGGGAGAAATACTAA
- a CDS encoding DUF7528 family protein has product MTVSVAGRTHELTRAEAVSLREALDDSLARHREFVRTTGTHRPDGSYVVARRGVESAGHRKVFDSFEALRDLFGSLPASFTADDVDTPAVSGRRRHLVVRHLAEHPDFPCELVARQPLTAEKRTSPEVATEEL; this is encoded by the coding sequence GTGACGGTTTCGGTCGCCGGTCGCACGCACGAACTCACCAGAGCGGAGGCCGTCTCGCTCCGGGAGGCCCTCGACGACTCGCTCGCACGACATCGAGAGTTCGTTCGTACCACCGGCACCCATCGCCCTGACGGGAGCTACGTCGTCGCGCGCCGGGGTGTGGAGTCGGCGGGCCACCGCAAGGTGTTCGACTCGTTCGAGGCCCTCCGGGACCTGTTCGGCTCGCTTCCGGCGTCGTTCACCGCCGACGACGTCGATACCCCCGCGGTCTCGGGTCGCCGCCGTCATCTCGTAGTGCGTCACCTCGCGGAGCATCCCGACTTCCCGTGCGAGCTTGTGGCTCGCCAGCCGCTGACCGCCGAAAAGCGCACTTCACCAGAGGTAGCTACCGAGGAGCTGTAA
- a CDS encoding TIGR03557 family F420-dependent LLM class oxidoreductase — protein sequence MTDIGYTLSTEEFGPNELVRQAERAEEVGFDFVSSSDHYHPWTSEQGEAPFVWPVLGGVAEATDDINVGVGVNCPIMRIHPAVVAHAAATAAEMLEGRFFFGVGTGELLNEHVVGEHWPSQPVRLEMLEEAVEVIRKLWEGGQTSHYGDHYTVENARLFTLPDELPPIVVSAFGERAATSAGEMGDAFWSVGPRDDLLDTYEEAGGSDPSYCQLHACYADSEDEAVETAHEVWPNSGLPGELAAELPTTTHFEQASQMVTKEDIREGSILTEPSADAHIENIQNAIDAGYSHIYMHQIGDDQEALLDLYENEVLPSFD from the coding sequence ATGACGGATATCGGCTACACCCTCTCGACCGAGGAGTTCGGCCCGAACGAACTCGTTCGCCAGGCCGAGCGCGCCGAGGAGGTCGGCTTCGACTTCGTGTCGAGCTCGGACCACTACCACCCCTGGACCAGCGAGCAGGGCGAAGCGCCCTTCGTCTGGCCCGTGCTGGGTGGGGTCGCCGAGGCCACCGACGATATCAACGTCGGTGTGGGCGTCAACTGCCCCATCATGCGTATCCACCCCGCCGTGGTGGCCCACGCCGCCGCGACCGCCGCCGAGATGCTGGAGGGACGCTTCTTCTTCGGCGTCGGCACCGGCGAGCTCCTCAACGAGCACGTCGTGGGCGAGCACTGGCCCTCCCAACCCGTTCGCCTCGAAATGCTCGAAGAGGCCGTCGAGGTCATCCGCAAGCTCTGGGAGGGCGGACAGACCAGCCACTACGGCGACCACTACACCGTCGAGAACGCGCGGCTGTTCACCCTCCCCGACGAGCTCCCGCCGATCGTGGTCTCGGCCTTCGGCGAGCGCGCCGCAACCAGCGCGGGCGAGATGGGGGACGCGTTCTGGTCCGTCGGTCCGCGGGACGACCTCCTCGACACCTACGAGGAGGCCGGCGGTTCGGACCCGTCGTACTGCCAACTGCACGCCTGCTACGCCGATTCGGAGGACGAGGCCGTCGAGACCGCCCACGAGGTGTGGCCCAACTCCGGGCTCCCCGGTGAGCTCGCCGCCGAACTCCCGACCACGACCCACTTCGAGCAGGCCAGTCAGATGGTGACGAAGGAAGACATCCGCGAGGGGTCGATCCTCACCGAACCCAGCGCCGACGCCCACATCGAGAACATCCAGAACGCGATCGACGCGGGCTATAGCCACATTTACATGCACCAGATCGGCGACGACCAGGAAGCGCTCCTCGACCTCTACGAGAACGAAGTCCTGCCGAGCTTCGACTGA
- a CDS encoding V-type ATP synthase subunit E — MSLETVAEDVKEEARERAERIREAADERAAEIVDEAEADAEETVSEREREVETQIERERDQRLSSVKLEAKQLRLETRREVLSDLRETVEDRVAGLSGEEREELTRALLEDAAAEFDDGASVGLYGRADDADLLATLATEYDGFEHAGEYDCLGGVVAESEASRVRVNNTFDSMLDSVWDDELKAVSSRLFDQ; from the coding sequence ATGAGTCTCGAAACCGTCGCCGAGGACGTCAAGGAGGAAGCACGCGAACGCGCCGAACGCATCCGCGAGGCGGCCGACGAACGCGCCGCGGAGATCGTCGACGAGGCCGAAGCCGACGCCGAGGAGACGGTCTCCGAACGCGAGCGCGAGGTCGAAACGCAGATCGAGCGCGAACGCGACCAGCGGCTCTCGAGCGTGAAGCTCGAGGCCAAACAGCTCCGGCTCGAAACACGGCGGGAGGTCCTCTCCGACCTCCGCGAGACGGTCGAAGACCGGGTCGCGGGTCTCTCGGGCGAGGAGCGCGAGGAGCTCACGCGGGCGCTGCTCGAGGACGCCGCGGCGGAGTTCGACGACGGCGCGTCGGTCGGCCTCTACGGTCGAGCCGACGACGCCGACCTGCTCGCCACGCTCGCCACGGAGTACGACGGCTTCGAGCACGCCGGGGAGTACGACTGTCTCGGTGGTGTAGTCGCCGAGAGCGAGGCCTCGCGGGTTCGGGTCAACAACACGTTCGATTCGATGCTCGATTCGGTCTGGGACGACGAACTCAAAGCCGTGAGTTCCAGGCTGTTCGACCAATGA
- a CDS encoding V-type ATP synthase subunit C codes for MSTRATDSNYEYVTARVRSRRANLFDEEDYQQLVRMEPSGIARFMEESQYEEEMNALGTRHSGVDLVEHALARNLAKDFEDLLRWASGPLYDDIARYLRKFDAWNVKTILRGIYADTGRESVENDLVRTGEFDEDRLDRLLEADSIEAVVEGLSDTVFGPPLESALDEYESTGTLVPIENAIDRAYYEELLAVRPGESNARRLYLKFLEAEIDFRNARNALRLARSGADTDPAAYFIEGGRLFDESDLAGVADNPDELAARLADSRYGDELDAALDALDDADSLTGFERALDAALAEYAGRLANWYPLSVCPVFAYVLAKEREVDNVRAIARGRAAGLDPETIEEDLVLR; via the coding sequence ATGAGCACGCGCGCCACCGACTCGAACTACGAGTACGTCACCGCCCGGGTACGATCGCGCCGGGCGAACCTGTTCGACGAGGAGGACTACCAACAGCTGGTGCGGATGGAGCCAAGCGGTATCGCGCGATTCATGGAGGAATCGCAGTACGAAGAGGAGATGAACGCGCTCGGGACTCGCCACTCGGGCGTCGACCTGGTCGAGCACGCGCTCGCCCGGAACCTCGCGAAGGACTTCGAGGACCTCCTGCGGTGGGCGAGCGGCCCGCTCTACGACGACATCGCGCGCTACCTCCGGAAGTTCGACGCGTGGAACGTCAAGACGATACTCCGGGGGATCTACGCCGACACCGGTCGCGAGAGCGTCGAGAACGACCTGGTTCGAACCGGCGAGTTCGACGAGGACCGTCTCGACCGGCTGCTCGAAGCCGACTCGATCGAGGCCGTCGTCGAGGGGCTCTCGGACACCGTCTTCGGGCCGCCCCTGGAGAGCGCGCTCGACGAGTACGAGTCGACCGGCACGCTGGTGCCGATCGAAAACGCGATCGACCGGGCCTACTACGAGGAACTGCTGGCGGTGCGACCCGGCGAGAGCAACGCTCGACGGCTCTACCTCAAGTTCCTCGAAGCCGAGATCGACTTCCGGAACGCCCGGAACGCGCTCCGGCTGGCGCGCTCGGGCGCGGACACCGACCCCGCGGCCTACTTCATCGAGGGCGGGCGGCTGTTCGACGAATCGGACCTCGCGGGGGTCGCGGACAACCCCGACGAGCTCGCCGCCCGGCTGGCCGACAGCCGGTACGGCGACGAACTCGACGCGGCGCTCGACGCGCTCGACGACGCGGACAGCCTGACGGGTTTCGAGCGCGCGCTCGACGCCGCGCTGGCGGAGTACGCCGGCCGGCTCGCGAACTGGTACCCGCTCTCGGTCTGTCCGGTGTTCGCCTACGTGCTCGCGAAGGAGCGCGAGGTCGACAACGTCCGGGCGATCGCCCGCGGTCGGGCCGCGGGGCTCGACCCCGAGACGATCGAGGAGGACCTCGTCCTCCGATGA
- a CDS encoding glycosyltransferase family protein, whose translation MTGGHHEREGALFSARQLAVIAWVTATSVVFFNVFIKFVNRQLLGNPYGTPVYWPVSIFVFRLGRLRLGWAIPMLVAAVGVFAVTAWYLREERTRLAPVVVAGVVLLVCSNLLHGFTHGFVVPLSTREGYYQLAATVVDPVAFVRTYEANQLSYVVHARTHPPGTVLTFTLLDRVFGSRPVVTAAIAALSLPTSAALVYRLVGTYYERSVAQYTTLLFVLLPAVQVFYLATIDAVIATLLLGSVYFFTRESWWWSLATLACLLVAASQLFLFVFVLPILAGIAFFRREKLLPLVGIGVGLVACYLVVKFGLGYDYLHSLSIASDQQNPDGFMLLADPSDYVFSRFEDIVELGLFFTPFLCLLAARGLRDLWGDLRPEGRWWLVDTGEREPFVIAAAAVVGFCAMLVAGVYHTGETARGALYIYPYLCLPVAAVVHRLRPGFRDRWLLAGAVFGQTLLLQLLGSYLW comes from the coding sequence ATGACCGGTGGGCACCACGAACGCGAGGGGGCGCTGTTCTCGGCCCGCCAACTCGCCGTCATCGCGTGGGTGACCGCCACCTCCGTCGTCTTCTTCAACGTCTTCATCAAGTTCGTCAACCGCCAGCTCCTCGGGAATCCCTACGGCACCCCCGTCTACTGGCCGGTCAGCATCTTCGTCTTCCGGCTGGGGCGGCTCCGGCTGGGCTGGGCGATCCCGATGCTCGTCGCCGCGGTCGGGGTGTTCGCGGTGACGGCGTGGTACCTCCGTGAGGAGCGAACGCGCCTCGCGCCGGTCGTGGTCGCGGGGGTCGTCCTGCTGGTCTGTTCGAACCTCCTGCACGGGTTCACCCACGGGTTCGTCGTCCCGCTCTCGACCCGCGAGGGCTACTACCAGCTCGCCGCCACCGTCGTCGATCCGGTCGCGTTCGTCCGGACCTACGAGGCGAACCAGCTCTCGTACGTCGTCCACGCGCGAACGCACCCGCCGGGGACGGTCCTGACCTTCACCCTCCTCGATCGGGTCTTCGGGTCGCGCCCGGTCGTCACGGCCGCCATCGCGGCCCTCTCGCTCCCGACCTCGGCCGCGTTGGTCTACCGGCTCGTCGGGACCTACTACGAGAGATCGGTCGCCCAGTACACCACGCTGCTGTTCGTGTTGCTCCCCGCCGTCCAGGTGTTCTACCTCGCGACGATCGACGCGGTCATCGCCACGCTGTTGCTCGGGTCGGTGTATTTCTTCACCCGCGAGTCGTGGTGGTGGAGCCTCGCGACGCTCGCCTGCCTGCTCGTCGCCGCCAGCCAGCTGTTCCTGTTCGTCTTCGTCCTCCCGATCCTGGCCGGGATCGCGTTCTTCCGACGCGAGAAGCTGCTCCCGCTCGTCGGCATCGGCGTCGGGCTCGTGGCGTGCTACCTGGTCGTGAAGTTCGGGCTGGGGTACGACTACCTCCACAGCCTCTCGATCGCCTCGGACCAGCAGAACCCCGACGGCTTCATGCTGCTCGCCGACCCCTCGGACTACGTCTTCAGCCGCTTCGAGGATATCGTCGAACTCGGGCTGTTCTTCACCCCGTTCCTCTGTCTGCTCGCGGCCCGTGGCCTCCGGGACCTCTGGGGTGACCTCCGCCCCGAGGGCCGGTGGTGGCTCGTGGACACCGGCGAGCGCGAGCCGTTCGTGATCGCGGCGGCCGCGGTCGTCGGGTTCTGTGCGATGCTCGTCGCGGGCGTCTACCACACCGGCGAGACCGCCCGCGGCGCGCTCTACATCTACCCCTACCTCTGCCTGCCGGTGGCCGCCGTGGTCCACCGCCTCCGACCGGGGTTTCGGGACCGCTGGCTCCTCGCGGGCGCGGTGTTCGGCCAGACACTCCTCTTACAGCTCCTCGGTAGCTACCTCTGGTGA
- a CDS encoding DUF7117 family protein → MRIRGERECKNCGTRWSYYETGSVDCPNCGSLQSVGRDERTQHTASAATLDLTEARSLLGSEAADTRAAAERAAETCREFVREQGFIRAGELAPLDGTAVGARELRQVGTELARGLRTDDDEERYFLDLLGGVETGERPPPEAVPDSLRAARGRAVAGALDAYRRDATAYLDDHPDSEARAALDSLEDHVRRVEALDGDVSPDHAERLLGVARDVGTYLREDDENALAAARDRLSRLG, encoded by the coding sequence ATGCGCATCCGGGGCGAACGCGAGTGCAAGAACTGCGGTACGCGGTGGTCGTACTACGAGACCGGGAGCGTCGACTGCCCGAACTGCGGGAGCCTCCAGAGCGTCGGCCGCGACGAGCGTACCCAGCACACCGCGAGCGCGGCGACGCTCGACCTCACCGAGGCGCGAAGCCTGCTCGGGTCCGAAGCCGCCGACACCCGCGCCGCGGCCGAACGCGCCGCCGAGACCTGCCGGGAGTTCGTTCGGGAACAGGGGTTCATCCGCGCCGGGGAGCTCGCGCCGCTCGACGGGACCGCCGTCGGCGCACGCGAACTCCGACAGGTCGGCACCGAACTCGCGCGCGGGCTGCGAACGGACGACGACGAGGAACGGTACTTCCTCGACCTCCTCGGCGGCGTCGAAACGGGCGAGCGCCCGCCCCCCGAAGCCGTCCCGGACTCGCTGCGGGCGGCTCGCGGCCGGGCGGTCGCGGGCGCGCTCGACGCCTATCGACGGGACGCGACGGCGTATCTCGACGACCACCCCGATAGCGAGGCGCGGGCGGCGCTCGACAGCCTCGAAGACCACGTCAGGCGGGTCGAGGCGCTCGACGGCGACGTCTCGCCCGACCACGCCGAACGACTCCTCGGGGTCGCGCGCGACGTCGGCACGTACCTCCGCGAGGACGACGAGAACGCGCTGGCGGCCGCACGCGACCGGCTCTCGCGGCTCGGGTAG
- a CDS encoding V-type ATP synthase subunit I, which yields MLRPERMSRVSVTGAKRVLTDTIETVHRLDLLHVTGYDGEWEGFEPGNPVTGADEAADRLVTVRSLLSLLDVDEDRETSHIDLDGMGDRIETVRTRANELDDRREDLEGQRADLADRIDALEPLAALGIDLDLLSGYDSLETRVGEADEAAVREALDDSETIERYELFTDERAVAVFAEPAPGETDVLDDALTGTEFVAVDVPDAEGSPEDHLDDLDSRRSALADDVEDVEAEIREVRDEHGDFLLAAEEELAIEVQRREAPLSFATTKNAFVAEGWVPTDRFDDLESRLREAVGDHVVVEELEQASYNSDGQVTEREPTESGGDGGSSDETEAEVAADGGTDVAIGKRDPPVVQDNPGPVKPFELLVKTVSRPKYSEIDPSIVLFLTLPLMFGFMIGDAGYGLVYLTVGTLLFKRFESDGIRALGAITLWAGGFTLVFGILYGEIFGTELIKLYLWEGALGLESQPLHKGLMPTYGAYANAWLLISVLFGLLHMTVGYLFDFADNLRTSFKTAMLESGSYLVLMLGVWVWLMSRTLMGVKPELMFQAFNGQPFAFGFAGFSPTVGWAGLGVGLVVGLTLVIVNEVNHFGGIGVLVGFLEGLLRAAFVNPLSYTRLAAEVLAEVGLAFAVNLLVFGAYEHNGEFHLLFTHGPGYVETLSGEASLMFGGLIHMGIAGAAFGMVLLVVGHLLVLGVGVMSAGLQAVRLEYVEFFNQFYEGGGDQYEPFGHERTHTLEE from the coding sequence ATGCTCAGACCTGAACGGATGAGCCGGGTGTCGGTCACGGGCGCGAAGCGCGTCCTCACCGACACCATCGAAACCGTCCACCGGCTCGACCTCCTCCACGTCACGGGCTACGACGGCGAGTGGGAGGGCTTCGAACCCGGGAACCCGGTCACGGGGGCCGACGAGGCCGCCGACCGTCTCGTCACCGTGCGCTCGCTCCTCTCGCTCCTCGACGTCGACGAGGACCGCGAGACGAGCCACATCGACCTCGACGGGATGGGCGACCGGATCGAGACCGTCCGCACGCGGGCCAACGAGCTCGACGACCGGCGCGAGGACCTCGAAGGCCAGCGTGCCGACCTCGCCGACCGGATCGACGCGCTCGAACCCCTCGCGGCGCTCGGGATCGACCTCGACCTGCTCTCGGGCTACGACTCGCTCGAAACCCGCGTGGGCGAGGCCGACGAAGCGGCAGTTCGCGAGGCGCTCGACGATTCGGAAACGATCGAACGCTACGAACTCTTCACCGACGAGCGCGCAGTCGCGGTGTTCGCCGAGCCCGCGCCGGGCGAGACGGACGTCCTCGACGACGCACTCACCGGTACCGAGTTCGTCGCGGTCGACGTGCCCGACGCCGAGGGCAGCCCCGAGGACCACCTCGACGACCTCGACAGTCGCCGGAGCGCGCTCGCCGACGACGTCGAGGACGTCGAAGCCGAGATCCGTGAGGTCCGCGACGAGCACGGGGACTTCCTGCTCGCCGCCGAGGAGGAGCTCGCGATCGAGGTCCAGCGCCGCGAGGCCCCGCTCTCCTTCGCGACGACGAAGAACGCCTTCGTCGCCGAGGGCTGGGTGCCAACCGACCGGTTCGACGACCTCGAATCGCGGCTCAGGGAGGCGGTCGGCGACCACGTCGTCGTCGAGGAACTCGAACAGGCCTCCTACAACAGCGACGGCCAGGTGACCGAGCGCGAGCCGACCGAATCGGGTGGTGACGGTGGATCGAGCGACGAGACCGAAGCGGAGGTCGCGGCCGACGGCGGCACCGACGTCGCCATCGGCAAGCGCGACCCGCCGGTGGTCCAGGACAACCCGGGCCCGGTGAAACCCTTCGAACTCCTCGTCAAGACGGTGAGCCGGCCGAAGTACTCGGAGATCGACCCGTCGATCGTCCTCTTCCTGACCCTCCCGCTGATGTTCGGGTTCATGATCGGGGACGCCGGCTACGGGCTGGTCTACCTCACCGTGGGCACCCTGCTGTTCAAACGCTTCGAGAGCGACGGGATCCGCGCCCTCGGCGCGATCACGCTGTGGGCGGGTGGGTTCACGCTCGTGTTCGGGATACTCTACGGCGAGATATTCGGCACGGAGCTCATCAAGCTGTACCTCTGGGAGGGCGCGCTCGGCCTCGAAAGCCAGCCCCTTCACAAAGGGCTGATGCCGACGTACGGGGCCTACGCGAACGCCTGGCTCCTGATCAGCGTGCTCTTCGGCCTGCTCCACATGACGGTCGGCTACCTCTTCGACTTCGCCGACAACCTCCGGACGAGCTTCAAGACCGCGATGCTCGAGAGCGGCTCGTACCTCGTCCTGATGCTCGGCGTCTGGGTCTGGCTCATGAGCCGCACCCTGATGGGCGTCAAACCCGAGCTGATGTTCCAGGCCTTCAACGGCCAGCCGTTCGCGTTCGGCTTCGCGGGCTTCTCGCCGACCGTCGGCTGGGCCGGCCTCGGCGTCGGACTGGTGGTCGGACTCACCCTCGTGATCGTCAACGAGGTCAACCACTTCGGGGGCATCGGTGTCCTCGTCGGGTTCCTCGAAGGGCTGCTTCGAGCGGCCTTCGTCAACCCCCTCTCGTACACCCGGCTCGCCGCGGAGGTGCTCGCGGAGGTCGGGCTGGCGTTCGCGGTCAACCTGCTGGTCTTCGGGGCCTACGAGCACAACGGCGAGTTCCACCTCCTGTTCACCCACGGACCGGGCTACGTCGAGACCCTGAGCGGCGAGGCCTCGCTGATGTTCGGCGGGCTGATCCACATGGGCATCGCCGGTGCGGCCTTCGGGATGGTGCTGCTCGTGGTCGGCCACCTGCTGGTGCTCGGCGTCGGCGTCATGAGCGCCGGCCTCCAGGCCGTGCGGCTTGAGTACGTCGAGTTCTTCAACCAGTTCTACGAGGGCGGCGGCGACCAGTACGAACCGTTCGGCCACGAACGGACCCACACCCTCGAAGAGTAG
- the ahaH gene encoding ATP synthase archaeal subunit H, which translates to MARPEVLDRIQGAEREAEEIIEEAEADREERIAEAREEADEIREEAEQEADELEEERLETAREEIESEREAILDEADAEREELESNARENLDDTADYVVERFTEEVHAQT; encoded by the coding sequence ATGGCCAGACCAGAGGTGCTCGACCGAATTCAGGGGGCAGAGCGCGAGGCCGAGGAGATAATCGAGGAGGCGGAAGCCGACCGCGAGGAGCGGATCGCCGAGGCCCGCGAGGAGGCCGACGAGATCCGTGAGGAGGCCGAACAGGAGGCCGACGAACTCGAAGAGGAACGGCTCGAAACCGCCCGCGAGGAGATCGAATCCGAGCGCGAGGCGATCCTCGACGAGGCCGACGCGGAGCGCGAGGAACTCGAATCCAACGCGCGCGAGAACCTCGACGACACCGCCGACTACGTCGTCGAGCGGTTCACCGAGGAGGTTCATGCTCAGACCTGA
- a CDS encoding V-type ATP synthase subunit F gives MSQEIAVIGTPEFTTGFRLAGVREIENVAEDEKDEKLDDAVERVFANDDVGIVVMADADTEYLSRGVRQDAETSIEPTLVTLGGDEAGSGGLREQIKRAIGIDLMDDT, from the coding sequence ATGAGCCAGGAGATCGCGGTCATCGGCACGCCGGAGTTCACCACCGGCTTTCGCCTCGCGGGCGTTCGCGAGATCGAGAACGTCGCGGAGGACGAAAAGGACGAAAAGCTCGACGACGCCGTCGAGCGGGTGTTCGCGAACGATGACGTCGGGATCGTGGTGATGGCCGACGCCGACACCGAGTACCTCTCGCGCGGCGTACGACAGGACGCCGAAACCAGCATCGAACCCACGCTGGTGACGCTCGGCGGCGACGAGGCGGGCAGCGGCGGGCTGCGCGAGCAGATCAAACGCGCCATCGGCATCGACCTGATGGACGACACCTAA